In Flavobacterium endoglycinae, one DNA window encodes the following:
- a CDS encoding metallophosphoesterase family protein, which translates to MAYKNFFWVLIFAVLISCKTEQHLHDQKTKIAFIADAHLQDIFAKFEDNDYQGIQNPETGQYANIRTMNAQLHSTRIFNENYFAFLEALNDIAKRGIKQVVLPGDFSDDGQPVHVRGLRKILDQYSQKYGISFYVTTGNHDVVRPFAQDAVKTDFLGKDGKEQIISSSENILNKSKSELVPIITADIKNWGYKETIHEMRDFGFFPKKTDLYWETPFSKYTYSEYNFEEAQKESPLENRTYVVKNTNLFLPDASYLVEPVKGIWLLAIDANAYVPNEKLSGKTDDPHDFSGANTGYNNVLIYKSHLLKWVKKVAAEAKAKGKILIAFSHYPMVEFNDNASPELKQLFGADKMQLQRVPDEEVAQQFADAGIQVHFGGHMHINNTGVRTTAEGNTLFNIQTPSLAAYMPAYKILTIHSGSELEVETIVIGKVNKYNSLFPFYEEEYAHLKEIKSNVIWDKEILKATDYKDFTTWHLKELVRLRFLPEDFPIEFLKSIVNLSGRDLLEKNKNSYNLDKELKENSLTRSDFESWNGFDMIFDFYRLKNAGELAVPEIGTKRLKQYELICKEFKKSDNPQLVLWSEIFYKTMNGEPSNHFKIDLKSNRIDNLSVK; encoded by the coding sequence ATGGCATATAAAAATTTCTTTTGGGTATTGATTTTTGCAGTTCTGATTTCCTGTAAAACAGAACAGCATTTGCATGACCAAAAAACAAAGATTGCTTTTATAGCCGATGCGCATTTGCAGGATATTTTTGCCAAATTTGAAGATAACGATTATCAAGGCATTCAAAACCCTGAAACTGGCCAATATGCTAATATCAGAACTATGAATGCCCAGCTGCATTCTACGCGAATTTTTAATGAAAATTACTTTGCTTTTTTAGAAGCTTTAAATGATATTGCGAAAAGAGGCATAAAACAGGTGGTGCTTCCTGGTGACTTCAGCGATGACGGACAGCCCGTACATGTTCGCGGATTGCGAAAAATTCTCGATCAATATTCCCAGAAATACGGTATCTCATTCTATGTAACCACAGGAAATCACGATGTTGTACGACCTTTTGCACAAGATGCTGTTAAGACAGATTTTTTAGGAAAAGACGGAAAAGAACAGATCATCAGCAGTTCTGAAAATATTTTGAATAAAAGTAAAAGCGAACTAGTTCCCATCATAACCGCCGATATCAAAAATTGGGGTTACAAAGAAACGATTCATGAAATGCGAGATTTTGGTTTTTTCCCAAAAAAGACCGATTTGTACTGGGAAACGCCATTTTCAAAATACACTTACTCAGAATATAATTTTGAAGAAGCTCAAAAAGAATCTCCTTTAGAAAATAGAACTTATGTAGTTAAAAACACCAATTTGTTTCTGCCCGATGCCAGTTATTTGGTAGAACCGGTTAAAGGAATCTGGCTTTTAGCAATCGATGCCAATGCCTATGTTCCAAATGAGAAATTATCTGGAAAAACAGATGATCCGCATGATTTTTCGGGAGCCAATACAGGCTACAATAACGTTTTGATCTATAAAAGCCATTTGCTAAAGTGGGTAAAAAAAGTTGCTGCAGAAGCCAAAGCCAAAGGAAAAATACTAATCGCTTTCAGCCATTACCCAATGGTAGAATTTAATGACAATGCTTCTCCCGAATTAAAGCAGCTTTTTGGTGCCGATAAAATGCAATTGCAGCGTGTTCCCGATGAAGAAGTGGCGCAACAGTTTGCAGATGCCGGGATTCAGGTTCATTTTGGCGGACACATGCACATCAACAATACCGGCGTTCGAACAACGGCAGAAGGAAATACGCTTTTCAATATTCAAACCCCATCGCTTGCCGCTTATATGCCTGCTTATAAAATATTGACCATTCATTCTGGTTCAGAACTGGAAGTGGAAACCATTGTGATAGGGAAAGTCAATAAATACAATAGTTTATTCCCTTTTTACGAAGAAGAATATGCTCATTTAAAAGAAATCAAAAGCAATGTAATCTGGGACAAAGAAATTTTAAAGGCAACTGATTATAAAGATTTTACCACTTGGCATTTGAAAGAATTGGTAAGATTACGCTTTTTGCCAGAAGATTTTCCAATCGAATTTCTAAAGTCAATTGTAAATCTTTCAGGAAGGGATTTGTTAGAAAAGAATAAAAACAGCTATAACCTTGATAAAGAGCTGAAAGAAAATTCATTGACTCGCTCTGATTTTGAATCATGGAACGGATTCGACATGATTTTCGATTTTTACCGTTTAAAAAATGCTGGAGAACTGGCTGTTCCAGAGATTGGAACCAAGAGATTAAAGCAATATGAGCTGATCTGCAAAGAATTTAAAAAATCAGATAATCCGCAACTGGTTTTATGGTCAGAGATATTCTATAAAACCATGAATGGCGAGCCTTCCAATCATTTTAAAATTGATTTAAAAAGTAACAGAATTGATAATTTATCTGTTAAATAA
- a CDS encoding hybrid sensor histidine kinase/response regulator transcription factor, whose translation MRLKFLILFLFSVAFYHSYSQNIKFAHYNDNNGLSHNSVRHIVQDKKGFMWFGTFSGLNRFDGYQFKNYMSSVAGKNKLYNDDITALELDEASNNLWIGTRKGLTLFKMDTHVFTTFFHKKNDPNSLPDDEVRSVYADKFNRVWVGTKNKGVYLFSLQDKRFEKIQLKGFDYVKDIFEDKKGNVWIGSYEKSGVAKITMDAKGAIVRIITYTLSVPNSNIKNPYLNFIYEDAKSDIFIGTREGLYKLDQAKNQFINLYIDNKQVRGALGPYFLSVARAPDGKYWVGTLGGLLVCNELEDIQKGNYKWYYSILSDDSSLVDNLIASLYFDKSGVLWIGTEDGLDKYDPYENQFTLNKDISRSIGNQAPRIRGFAKTYDEKVIVATYHNGLFISNTKGSVPLHNTGKDIASIYSDDGKIFYCGLWDGNILVYNYLTNSSREIQTGFEKSPVFAFSKIDNESMIVGSFGEGAVILNTKTLQFQTSSKLLPDFQINAIDRDAKNNIWFATETGVVKYNINSGKIETYSSLFIKEKGVPHDENVSDVLVDVKGKIWASTRSGLCLYNPKKNEFEPVKKLKELSGKWITDILSDAKGNLWLNINNNNIAFVKADLNDVSIYHVNSGNRLDVFSSSGFFYFNNSNIFLGGKNGVISFSPPAMKRNKWSPMPVISEFKIQNEEVFPEMEINGEIPLSKDLNYGKEIELTHKNRNFSIQFSTPSFANEKLNRFQYMLEGFDKHWITANSTSRIVQYTNLYPGNYTFKIRSSNSDGYWSKTVSYKIKILPPFWLTPTSFLMFFAILFGVFYFIRREIKNRIRLKQELLTEKVNREHDIKLNNEKLRFFTNISHELRTPLTLILGPAKQLLEENSNATDYEKSRYNLIYQNASRLLNLVNQVLDFRKAQSGELKLKVTQTDILSYSRNIFDSFKEMAFNKKIKLNFITEDQEINGWLDNDKYDKILYNLLSNALKFTNKNGNVDMSVRLKETAADILVIEVTDNGIGIPLKSQEKIFKRFYQASNSKANNTGSGIGLSLVKSLVSIHKGVISVESTPGKGSTFRVEIPIDRDSYESKEVFEYAIKNDNLSMLIPEKAAKKIIQNTDLKEKILVIEDNSELRKYLVDYLSDYYKVYEAENGQEGLKICRQIKPILCVTDVMMPVMDGLEFCRELKNDEFISHIPVIMLTALSENMDKVKGYDTGADGYLVKPFEPLLLKTVIENMIKSRLELKQKFSGEVESKVSMLTHSPIDEEFMEKVTNLINDNLSEVDLSTDFLCDKLGVSSSKLYRKIKELTDLAPNEFIRTIRLKKSAELLKTKKYNVSEVTNLVGFNDPLYFSRCFKKQFGFPPSKLI comes from the coding sequence ATGAGACTCAAATTCCTAATATTATTCTTGTTTTCTGTTGCCTTTTATCATTCTTATTCACAGAATATAAAATTTGCGCATTATAACGACAATAATGGGCTGTCGCATAATTCGGTGCGTCATATTGTACAGGATAAAAAAGGTTTTATGTGGTTTGGAACCTTCTCTGGACTAAACCGATTTGACGGTTATCAGTTTAAAAACTACATGAGTTCTGTTGCTGGAAAAAATAAATTGTATAATGATGATATTACCGCTTTAGAACTGGATGAAGCTTCCAATAATTTATGGATAGGCACGAGAAAAGGGTTGACGCTCTTTAAAATGGACACTCATGTGTTTACCACTTTTTTTCATAAAAAGAACGATCCAAACAGCCTTCCTGATGACGAAGTGAGATCGGTTTATGCAGATAAATTCAATCGAGTTTGGGTCGGTACCAAGAACAAAGGAGTGTATCTATTTTCTTTGCAAGATAAACGATTTGAGAAAATCCAGCTTAAAGGTTTTGATTACGTCAAAGACATTTTTGAAGACAAAAAAGGCAACGTTTGGATTGGAAGTTATGAAAAATCAGGTGTTGCCAAAATTACAATGGATGCAAAAGGAGCGATAGTTAGAATTATCACGTATACGCTTTCTGTACCCAATTCAAATATCAAAAACCCTTATCTCAATTTTATTTATGAAGATGCCAAATCGGATATTTTCATCGGAACTAGGGAAGGATTGTATAAATTGGATCAAGCCAAAAATCAGTTTATCAATCTGTACATCGACAACAAACAGGTGAGAGGTGCTTTAGGACCTTATTTTTTATCTGTTGCAAGAGCTCCTGACGGTAAATATTGGGTAGGAACTTTGGGCGGATTATTAGTTTGCAATGAGCTGGAAGATATTCAGAAAGGAAATTACAAATGGTATTATTCCATTTTATCTGATGATAGTTCGCTAGTTGATAATTTAATAGCATCGCTTTATTTTGATAAATCTGGCGTATTATGGATTGGAACCGAAGACGGTTTAGACAAGTACGATCCTTATGAAAACCAGTTTACTTTAAACAAAGACATTTCGCGTTCTATTGGCAATCAAGCGCCTAGAATTAGAGGTTTTGCTAAAACATACGATGAAAAAGTAATTGTAGCGACTTACCATAACGGACTTTTTATTTCGAATACAAAAGGTTCGGTTCCTTTGCACAATACAGGAAAAGATATTGCCAGCATTTATTCAGATGACGGAAAGATTTTTTACTGCGGTCTTTGGGATGGAAATATTTTGGTTTACAATTACCTAACAAATTCTTCTCGAGAAATACAGACAGGGTTTGAAAAATCGCCTGTTTTTGCTTTTTCCAAAATTGATAATGAGTCCATGATTGTAGGTTCGTTTGGAGAAGGAGCTGTAATTTTGAATACTAAAACACTGCAATTTCAGACTTCAAGCAAGCTTTTGCCAGACTTTCAAATCAATGCCATTGACAGAGATGCCAAAAATAATATCTGGTTTGCAACCGAAACTGGAGTCGTAAAATACAACATCAATTCTGGCAAGATAGAAACCTATTCTTCCCTTTTTATCAAAGAAAAAGGCGTTCCTCATGATGAAAATGTGAGTGATGTTTTAGTGGATGTAAAAGGTAAAATTTGGGCTTCAACACGCTCAGGACTTTGCTTATACAATCCGAAAAAGAATGAATTTGAACCCGTTAAAAAGCTGAAGGAACTTTCAGGAAAATGGATAACTGATATTCTATCCGATGCAAAGGGAAATCTGTGGCTCAATATCAATAACAACAACATTGCTTTTGTTAAAGCCGATTTAAATGATGTCAGCATTTATCACGTAAACAGCGGTAACAGATTGGATGTTTTTAGCTCAAGCGGTTTCTTTTATTTTAATAATTCGAATATTTTTCTGGGAGGCAAAAACGGAGTTATTTCTTTTTCGCCACCGGCAATGAAACGAAACAAATGGTCGCCTATGCCTGTTATTTCTGAATTTAAGATTCAGAATGAAGAAGTTTTTCCAGAAATGGAAATTAATGGCGAAATCCCGCTTTCAAAAGACCTGAACTATGGCAAAGAAATAGAGCTTACGCATAAAAATCGCAATTTTTCGATTCAGTTTTCGACTCCTTCATTCGCAAATGAAAAATTGAACAGATTTCAATATATGCTGGAAGGTTTTGATAAACATTGGATTACAGCTAACAGCACTTCGAGAATTGTGCAGTACACGAACTTGTATCCAGGAAATTATACTTTTAAAATACGATCAAGCAATAGTGACGGCTATTGGAGTAAAACGGTTTCGTATAAAATAAAAATCCTACCTCCATTCTGGCTTACGCCGACTTCATTTTTGATGTTTTTTGCGATTCTGTTTGGGGTTTTCTATTTTATCAGAAGAGAAATTAAAAACCGAATCCGCTTGAAACAAGAACTGCTTACCGAAAAAGTAAACAGAGAACACGATATAAAACTCAATAATGAAAAGCTGCGTTTCTTTACCAATATTTCGCATGAATTAAGAACGCCTTTGACTTTAATTTTAGGACCTGCAAAACAGCTTTTGGAGGAAAACAGCAACGCAACCGATTATGAGAAAAGCCGATACAATCTCATTTATCAGAATGCGAGCCGACTGTTGAATCTGGTAAATCAGGTTTTAGATTTTAGAAAAGCGCAATCGGGTGAATTAAAGCTCAAAGTGACGCAGACTGATATACTTTCTTATTCTCGAAATATTTTCGACTCGTTTAAGGAAATGGCTTTTAATAAAAAAATTAAGCTCAATTTCATCACCGAAGATCAAGAAATCAACGGATGGCTGGACAATGATAAGTATGATAAAATTCTCTACAATCTTTTATCAAATGCTTTAAAATTCACTAACAAAAACGGAAACGTAGATATGTCTGTGAGACTTAAAGAAACTGCTGCTGATATTTTGGTGATAGAAGTAACCGATAATGGAATTGGGATTCCGTTAAAAAGTCAGGAGAAGATTTTTAAGCGTTTCTATCAGGCTTCAAACAGTAAAGCAAATAACACAGGATCTGGAATTGGATTGTCACTCGTAAAATCGCTGGTATCAATTCACAAAGGAGTTATTTCTGTCGAAAGTACGCCAGGAAAAGGAAGCACATTTAGAGTTGAAATTCCGATAGACCGCGATTCGTATGAAAGTAAAGAAGTGTTTGAATATGCCATTAAAAATGACAATCTGAGTATGCTTATTCCCGAAAAAGCAGCTAAGAAAATCATTCAAAATACAGATTTAAAAGAGAAAATCTTAGTGATTGAAGACAATAGCGAACTCAGAAAATATCTGGTAGATTATTTGTCTGATTATTACAAAGTTTACGAAGCAGAAAACGGACAGGAAGGTTTAAAAATCTGCCGTCAGATTAAGCCAATCTTATGTGTGACAGATGTGATGATGCCTGTTATGGACGGATTGGAATTCTGCCGTGAACTTAAAAATGATGAATTCATTAGCCATATTCCGGTTATAATGCTGACGGCTCTTTCTGAAAATATGGATAAAGTGAAAGGTTACGATACTGGAGCAGATGGATATTTGGTGAAACCTTTTGAACCATTATTGCTCAAAACAGTAATTGAGAATATGATTAAATCGAGGTTAGAGCTCAAACAAAAATTCTCTGGAGAGGTAGAAAGCAAAGTAAGCATGCTGACGCACTCGCCAATTGATGAAGAATTTATGGAAAAAGTAACTAATCTAATCAACGATAATTTGAGTGAAGTAGATCTGTCTACCGATTTCTTATGCGATAAATTGGGAGTAAGTTCCTCAAAACTCTACCGAAAAATTAAAGAGCTTACAGATTTAGCACCAAATGAATTCATTAGAACAATCCGTTTGAAAAAATCGGCAGAACTGCTTAAGACCAAAAAATACAATGTTTCTGAAGTGACCAATCTTGTTGGTTTCAATGATCCGTTATATTTCAGCCGATGCTTTAAAAAACAGTTTGGTTTCCCGCCTAGCAAACTAATATAA
- a CDS encoding inositol oxygenase, translating to MKKHIDTDNPLKNLDEWEDDLLMRYPDPSEGNAKEKQKEEFRNYVDSERVETVKEFYRINHTYQTYDFVCSKEREFLQFNRKEMSIWEAVDFLNTLVDDSDPDIDLDQTQHLLQTSEAIRADGHPDWFVLTGFIHDLGKVLCLFGEPQWAVVGDTFPVGCAYSDKIVYPEFFKENPDYTDPRFNTKFGIYTENCGLDNVKMSWGHDEYLYQIMKDYLPEPALYMIRYHSFYSQHKENAYAHLMNEKDIEMFDWVRKFNPYDLYTKAPVKPDVKALLPYYKELVAKYLPEKLKF from the coding sequence ATGAAAAAGCATATAGACACAGATAATCCGTTGAAAAATTTAGATGAGTGGGAAGATGATTTGCTAATGCGATATCCTGATCCTTCTGAGGGAAATGCAAAAGAAAAACAGAAAGAAGAATTCCGGAATTATGTCGATTCAGAAAGAGTAGAAACAGTTAAGGAATTTTATAGAATAAACCATACGTATCAGACTTATGATTTTGTATGCAGTAAAGAACGGGAATTTCTACAGTTCAACAGAAAAGAAATGTCAATTTGGGAAGCGGTTGATTTTTTGAACACACTTGTAGACGACAGCGATCCAGATATTGACTTAGATCAGACACAGCATCTTTTGCAGACTTCAGAAGCCATTCGTGCGGACGGCCATCCAGATTGGTTTGTCTTAACAGGTTTTATTCATGATTTAGGTAAAGTTTTATGCCTTTTTGGAGAACCGCAATGGGCAGTTGTTGGCGATACATTTCCAGTTGGATGCGCGTATTCGGATAAAATTGTGTACCCAGAATTCTTTAAAGAAAACCCAGACTACACAGATCCAAGGTTCAACACCAAATTCGGAATCTACACCGAAAATTGCGGATTGGATAACGTAAAAATGAGCTGGGGACACGATGAATATCTCTATCAGATTATGAAAGACTATCTGCCAGAACCAGCCTTATACATGATTCGTTATCATTCTTTTTATTCGCAGCATAAAGAAAATGCGTATGCACACTTAATGAATGAAAAAGATATTGAAATGTTTGATTGGGTTAGAAAGTTCAATCCGTATGATTTGTACACAAAAGCTCCCGTTAAGCCAGATGTGAAAGCTTTGCTTCCTTACTACAAAGAATTAGTTGCTAAATATTTGCCAGAAAAGTTGAAGTTTTAA
- a CDS encoding glycoside hydrolase family 2 TIM barrel-domain containing protein: MQKTKTKIFFVSLLLLFTAGISAQEKDRNDWENPEVFQINREPARAAFLPYADETSAIIDKYENSPWYFSLNGKWKFSWSPTPDERPKDFYKTDFSTLHWKELQVPSNWELNGYGVPIYTNITYPFEKNPPFINHWDNPVGSYKKDFVLPENWKGRHVFLHFEAGTAAMYIWVNGEKVGYTENTKSPAEFDISKYLKPGKNDLAVEVYRWSDGSYLEDQDMWRLSGIDRNVYLYSTDKVRISDFFARPDLDAKYKNGSLNVEVSLKNLTSTSVNNQKLIAKLVDASGKNVFIKELNVNLEASKIQTLNFSQNISNPKLWSSEAPNLYTLVLTLKNAKGDSIETVGTQIGFRKVELKGGQLLVNGVRLMVHGVNIHEHNPVTGHYQDEATMVKDIKMMKQLNINSVRCSHYPNNVLWVKLCNKYGLFLVDEANIESHGMGVEGQPLKWMNPKTNPGYLPEWREAHLDRIYSLVERDKNMPSVIIWSLGNESANGPVFHDAYKWIKKRDVSRLVQFEQAKENENTDIVCPMYPTIDYMKEYAARKEVTRPFIMCEYSHAMGNSSGNFQEYWDIICGSKNMQGGFIWDWVDQGFQGIDEAGRKYWTYGGDMGSQNYLNDENFCHNGLVYPDRTPHQGAFEVKKVYQNILFKAIDIKNGVIEINNDFGFTNLNKYNFRYEVLENGKVIKDGTFNVALDPKSKKQFKIDLPKLESKEGTEYLLNVFANTKTGSELLPQNFEIAKEQFVIEDGKYFAKSEKRNSAKIQDEKDQFVLTSDNVTVNISKKTGLISYYSLKGEQYFTEYPEPNFWRAPTDNDIGNKMQIRTNVWRTAGKNTSLVSIEQTEENGQQYIVAKLKLNDVASDYTIKYALSNDGALEIQAFYKKGNNPVPELPRFGMIFTLKNTLENLDYYGRGPLENYPDRKTSSFKGIYNSKVADQYVPYTRPQENGYKTDIRWFKLSSNKGNGLEVKGLQPLCMSTLNNYPSDFDGGISKKNLHSSDITPRDEVVVCVDLTQRGLGGDNSWGLPPHEQYRLTESEYSYGFIIKPL; the protein is encoded by the coding sequence ATGCAGAAAACCAAAACCAAAATATTTTTTGTAAGTCTGTTACTGCTTTTCACAGCAGGGATTTCAGCTCAAGAAAAAGACCGTAACGATTGGGAAAATCCCGAAGTGTTTCAAATAAATAGAGAACCTGCAAGAGCAGCTTTTCTTCCTTATGCAGACGAAACTTCGGCAATCATCGATAAGTATGAAAACTCCCCTTGGTATTTTTCTTTAAATGGCAAATGGAAATTTTCATGGTCGCCAACACCAGACGAACGCCCAAAGGATTTTTACAAAACAGATTTTAGCACCTTACATTGGAAAGAACTTCAGGTGCCTTCTAATTGGGAACTTAATGGATATGGAGTGCCAATTTATACAAACATTACCTATCCTTTCGAAAAAAATCCACCTTTTATCAATCATTGGGACAATCCTGTTGGGTCTTATAAAAAAGATTTTGTGCTGCCTGAAAACTGGAAAGGCCGACATGTTTTTCTTCATTTTGAAGCAGGAACCGCGGCCATGTACATTTGGGTGAATGGTGAAAAAGTCGGTTACACGGAAAACACCAAAAGTCCAGCGGAATTTGATATTTCGAAATATTTAAAACCAGGAAAAAATGATTTGGCTGTAGAAGTGTATCGATGGAGCGATGGTTCTTACTTAGAAGATCAGGACATGTGGAGGCTTTCTGGAATTGACAGAAATGTGTATTTATACAGTACAGATAAGGTTAGGATTTCAGACTTTTTTGCGAGACCTGATTTAGATGCGAAATATAAAAACGGAAGTTTGAATGTAGAGGTAAGTTTAAAAAATCTGACTTCAACTTCGGTTAACAATCAAAAATTAATTGCCAAATTAGTTGATGCTTCTGGAAAAAATGTATTTATAAAAGAACTAAATGTCAATTTAGAAGCTTCGAAAATTCAGACTTTAAATTTCTCTCAAAATATATCAAACCCAAAATTATGGAGCAGTGAGGCACCTAATTTATACACGTTGGTTCTGACTTTAAAAAATGCAAAAGGAGATAGTATAGAAACCGTTGGCACACAAATCGGATTTAGAAAAGTCGAATTAAAAGGTGGGCAATTATTGGTAAACGGTGTTCGATTAATGGTTCACGGAGTTAATATTCACGAACATAATCCTGTAACAGGACATTATCAGGATGAAGCTACGATGGTGAAAGACATCAAAATGATGAAACAGCTTAATATCAATTCCGTTCGCTGCAGTCATTATCCGAACAATGTTTTATGGGTGAAACTATGCAATAAATACGGTTTGTTTTTGGTGGATGAAGCCAATATCGAAAGCCATGGAATGGGAGTGGAAGGACAGCCTCTAAAGTGGATGAATCCAAAAACGAATCCTGGTTATCTTCCAGAATGGAGAGAAGCGCATTTGGACCGAATTTACAGTCTTGTCGAAAGAGATAAAAATATGCCATCGGTAATTATTTGGTCTTTAGGCAATGAAAGTGCGAACGGACCTGTTTTTCATGATGCCTATAAATGGATCAAAAAAAGAGATGTTAGCAGACTGGTTCAGTTTGAGCAGGCAAAAGAAAATGAAAATACCGATATCGTTTGTCCAATGTACCCAACGATAGATTACATGAAAGAATATGCGGCACGAAAAGAAGTAACCCGTCCATTCATTATGTGTGAGTATTCGCATGCGATGGGAAACAGCAGCGGAAACTTTCAGGAATATTGGGACATCATTTGCGGAAGCAAAAATATGCAAGGCGGATTTATCTGGGATTGGGTAGACCAGGGATTTCAAGGAATCGATGAGGCCGGGCGTAAATACTGGACTTACGGCGGCGATATGGGAAGCCAGAATTATCTAAACGACGAAAATTTCTGCCATAACGGATTGGTTTATCCGGATAGAACTCCGCATCAAGGAGCCTTTGAAGTGAAAAAAGTCTATCAGAATATTTTGTTCAAAGCAATTGATATCAAAAACGGAGTAATTGAAATTAATAACGATTTTGGATTTACAAATCTAAACAAGTACAATTTTAGGTATGAAGTTTTAGAAAACGGAAAAGTAATTAAGGATGGAACTTTTAATGTCGCTTTAGATCCGAAATCTAAAAAACAGTTTAAAATTGATTTGCCAAAATTAGAATCAAAAGAAGGAACAGAATATTTGCTGAATGTTTTTGCTAATACCAAAACAGGTTCAGAATTATTGCCTCAGAACTTTGAAATAGCAAAAGAGCAATTTGTGATTGAAGACGGAAAGTATTTTGCCAAATCTGAAAAGAGAAACTCGGCAAAAATTCAAGATGAAAAAGACCAATTTGTTTTGACTTCAGATAATGTTACGGTTAACATCAGTAAGAAAACCGGACTGATTTCGTATTACAGTTTAAAAGGCGAGCAATACTTTACAGAATATCCTGAACCTAATTTCTGGAGAGCGCCAACCGATAATGATATTGGAAACAAAATGCAGATTAGAACGAATGTCTGGAGAACGGCTGGGAAAAATACATCATTAGTAAGTATTGAGCAGACAGAAGAAAACGGACAGCAATATATTGTGGCGAAATTAAAATTGAACGATGTTGCTTCAGACTATACGATCAAATATGCATTATCAAATGACGGCGCTTTAGAGATTCAGGCTTTTTATAAAAAAGGAAATAATCCAGTGCCAGAACTGCCACGTTTCGGAATGATTTTCACTTTAAAAAATACATTAGAAAATTTAGATTATTACGGAAGAGGGCCTTTAGAAAATTATCCCGACAGGAAAACTTCATCCTTCAAAGGAATTTATAACAGTAAAGTTGCAGACCAATATGTGCCTTATACACGCCCGCAGGAAAATGGATATAAGACTGATATACGCTGGTTTAAATTGTCAAGCAATAAAGGAAATGGCTTGGAAGTAAAAGGTCTGCAGCCTTTGTGTATGAGTACTTTGAATAATTATCCGAGTGATTTTGATGGCGGAATTTCTAAAAAGAATCTTCATTCCAGCGATATCACGCCAAGAGATGAAGTAGTGGTTTGTGTAGACTTAACACAGCGAGGCTTAGGAGGCGACAACAGCTGGGGATTACCGCCGCACGAACAATATCGATTAACCGAAAGCGAATACAGCTACGGATTTATCATTAAGCCACTTTAA
- a CDS encoding acyltransferase family protein — translation MNNPKNGRLISLDALRGFVMFWIMSGEHIIHALAKAAPIPVFIWMSSQLHHAEWNGITFYDMIFPVFLFVAGVSMPFSFEKKMSLAGVLTPQELPVSEKRKIYLSMLRRTGILLVLGFVVNGLLRFDGFDNTRFASVLGRIGLAWFFAGIIYLNFDLKKQLIWFLAILMGYYAAMKWIPVPGFGAGVLTKEGSLESYIDRLFLPGRLHSTVYDPEGIFSTLPAISTALLGVFTGTFLKAKNQFSIKAKLILMTLTAILLIIAGLIWDIDFPINKHLWTSSFVCFVGGFSILFFVFFYVIIDLSGLHKWAFPLILIGSNSILIYIAAEGSVDFKHTADYFFGGLIHYLPMVWQPVFVALSVTFVQLLLLYFLYKRKWFLKI, via the coding sequence ATGAATAACCCTAAAAACGGAAGATTAATTTCTTTAGATGCGCTGCGCGGATTTGTGATGTTTTGGATTATGAGCGGTGAACACATTATTCATGCTCTGGCCAAAGCAGCTCCAATTCCTGTTTTTATCTGGATGTCATCGCAATTGCATCATGCGGAATGGAATGGCATTACATTCTATGATATGATTTTTCCTGTGTTTTTGTTTGTTGCAGGCGTTTCCATGCCGTTTTCTTTCGAGAAGAAAATGAGTCTGGCAGGAGTGCTAACGCCACAAGAATTGCCTGTAAGCGAAAAACGAAAAATATACCTTTCTATGCTAAGGAGAACTGGTATTTTACTGGTTCTAGGTTTTGTCGTAAATGGATTATTACGTTTTGACGGTTTTGATAATACCCGTTTTGCGAGTGTTTTAGGCAGAATCGGACTTGCTTGGTTTTTTGCTGGAATCATTTATTTGAATTTTGATCTCAAAAAACAGTTAATTTGGTTTTTAGCCATTTTGATGGGTTATTATGCAGCCATGAAATGGATTCCCGTTCCAGGATTTGGAGCAGGAGTTTTAACAAAGGAAGGATCATTAGAAAGTTATATTGACCGATTATTTTTACCGGGAAGGCTGCACAGCACTGTTTATGATCCTGAAGGAATATTTTCGACTCTTCCGGCAATTTCAACCGCTTTGCTTGGAGTTTTTACAGGAACATTTTTAAAAGCAAAAAATCAGTTTTCTATAAAAGCAAAACTGATTTTGATGACATTGACGGCTATTTTGTTAATAATTGCAGGTCTCATTTGGGATATTGATTTCCCTATTAACAAACATTTATGGACAAGTTCTTTTGTCTGTTTTGTGGGCGGATTCAGTATTTTATTTTTTGTTTTTTTCTATGTGATAATCGATTTGTCTGGTTTACACAAATGGGCATTTCCATTGATTTTAATTGGTTCAAATTCAATTCTAATTTATATCGCAGCTGAAGGCTCTGTAGATTTTAAACACACCGCAGATTACTTTTTTGGCGGACTTATTCACTATCTGCCGATGGTCTGGCAGCCAGTTTTTGTTGCTTTATCAGTCACGTTTGTACAGCTTCTTTTGCTTTATTTTCTCTATAAAAGAAAATGGTTTCTCAAGATTTGA